From Musa acuminata AAA Group cultivar baxijiao chromosome BXJ3-8, Cavendish_Baxijiao_AAA, whole genome shotgun sequence, one genomic window encodes:
- the LOC103995158 gene encoding G2/mitotic-specific cyclin S13-7 isoform X1, translated as MIGREEDMASRRQTVVSEQQRGGAVPVGKQKNVNAADAKSRRALGDIGNLVNIRVAEGKPEPHINRPITRSFGAQLLANAQAPAANKKPVAIPANAAVGRVGTKPVTKATADTDVANEELMQTSASSGSFTKSSRKKVTTLSSVLTARSKVACGLTDKPKELVDDIDEADKEDELAVVDYVEDIYKFYKSAEHYSRPHGYMDSQVEINAKMRAILADWLIEVHHKFELMPETLYLTFHIIDRYLSMETVLRRELQLVGVSAMLIASKYEEIWAPEVNDFICISDRAYTREQILGMEKGILNKLEWNLTVPTAYVFLVRFLKAASCDKEVEHLTFFFSELALTQYSMLRYCPSMVAASAVYAARCTVKRTPLWTERLVRHTGFSEQQLLDCTGILVDSHSLAPESKLKIVYKKYAREQLGAVALHPPATTLLEELKASSSWK; from the exons ATGATCGGAAGGGAGGAAGACATGGCTTCCAGGAGGCAGACCGTGGTCTCTGAGCAGCAGAGAG GTGGAGCTGTGCCTGTGGGGAAGCAGAAGAATGTCAATGCGGCGGACGCAAAGAGCCGCCGAGCGCTGGGAGACATTGGCAATCTGGTCAACATCCGAGTTGCTGAAGG GAAGCCGGAGCCCCATATAAACCGTCCCATCACTAG AAGTTTTGGTGCTCAACTTCTTGCGAATGCACAAGCCCCTGCTGCTAATAAG AAACCTGTAGCTATTCCGGCTAATGCAGCAGTTGGTAGAGTTGGCACAAAACCAGTTACCAAGGCCACTGCTGACACTGATGTGGCGAATGAAGAATTAATGCAAACATCTGCGAGCAGTGGTTCCTTCACCAAATCCTCGAGAAAGAAAGTTACCACACTTTCATCTGTGCTCACAGCTAGAAGCAAG GTTGCTTGTGGACTCACTGATAAGCCGAAGGAGCTTGTTGATGACATTGATGAAGCCGATAAGGAAGATGAATTGGCCGTCGTGGATTATGTCGAGGATATCTACAAATTCTACAAATCTGCTGAG CACTACAGCAGGCCTCACGGCTACATGGACTCCCAGGTGGAGATCAACGCGAAGATGAGAGCTATTCTTGCCGACTGGTTGATTGAAGTGCACCACAAATTCGAGCTGATGCCTGAGACACTCTACCTGACGTTCCATATAATCGATCGGTACCTCTCCATGGAGACGGTCTTGAGGAGGGAGTTGCAGCTTGTCGGGGTCTCCGCCATGCTCATAGCGAGCAAGTACGAGGAGATATGGGCACCGGAG GTCAACGATTTCATTTGCATATCAGACAGGGCTTATACCAGAGAgcagattcttggaatggagaaaGGTATCCTGAACAAGCTCGAGTGGAACTTGACTGTGCCAACTGCATACGTCTTCCTCGTGAGATTTCTGAAGGCTGCATCATGCGACAAGGAG GTGGAGCACCTGACGTTCTTCTTCTCCGAGTTGGCTCTGACGCAGTACTCGATGTTGAGGTACTGCCCATCCATGGTGGCTGCGTCCGCGGTCTATGCGGCCCGGTGCACTGTCAAGAGGACTCCTCTGTGGACCGAAAGGCTTGTGCGCCACACAGGCTTCTCCGAGCAACAACTGCT ggACTGCACAGGAATTCTGGTTGACTCCCATTCGTTGGCTCCTGAGAGCAAGCTCAAGATTGTGTACAAGAAGTATGCGCGTGAGCAACTTGGAGCGGTGGCGCTGCATCCACCGGCAACAACATTATTGGAGGAGTTGAAGGCTTCTTCTTCATGGAAGTGA
- the LOC103995158 gene encoding G2/mitotic-specific cyclin S13-7 isoform X2 — MIGREEDMASRRQTVVSEQQRGGAVPVGKQKNVNAADAKSRRALGDIGNLVNIRVAEGSFGAQLLANAQAPAANKKPVAIPANAAVGRVGTKPVTKATADTDVANEELMQTSASSGSFTKSSRKKVTTLSSVLTARSKVACGLTDKPKELVDDIDEADKEDELAVVDYVEDIYKFYKSAEHYSRPHGYMDSQVEINAKMRAILADWLIEVHHKFELMPETLYLTFHIIDRYLSMETVLRRELQLVGVSAMLIASKYEEIWAPEVNDFICISDRAYTREQILGMEKGILNKLEWNLTVPTAYVFLVRFLKAASCDKEVEHLTFFFSELALTQYSMLRYCPSMVAASAVYAARCTVKRTPLWTERLVRHTGFSEQQLLDCTGILVDSHSLAPESKLKIVYKKYAREQLGAVALHPPATTLLEELKASSSWK, encoded by the exons ATGATCGGAAGGGAGGAAGACATGGCTTCCAGGAGGCAGACCGTGGTCTCTGAGCAGCAGAGAG GTGGAGCTGTGCCTGTGGGGAAGCAGAAGAATGTCAATGCGGCGGACGCAAAGAGCCGCCGAGCGCTGGGAGACATTGGCAATCTGGTCAACATCCGAGTTGCTGAAGG AAGTTTTGGTGCTCAACTTCTTGCGAATGCACAAGCCCCTGCTGCTAATAAG AAACCTGTAGCTATTCCGGCTAATGCAGCAGTTGGTAGAGTTGGCACAAAACCAGTTACCAAGGCCACTGCTGACACTGATGTGGCGAATGAAGAATTAATGCAAACATCTGCGAGCAGTGGTTCCTTCACCAAATCCTCGAGAAAGAAAGTTACCACACTTTCATCTGTGCTCACAGCTAGAAGCAAG GTTGCTTGTGGACTCACTGATAAGCCGAAGGAGCTTGTTGATGACATTGATGAAGCCGATAAGGAAGATGAATTGGCCGTCGTGGATTATGTCGAGGATATCTACAAATTCTACAAATCTGCTGAG CACTACAGCAGGCCTCACGGCTACATGGACTCCCAGGTGGAGATCAACGCGAAGATGAGAGCTATTCTTGCCGACTGGTTGATTGAAGTGCACCACAAATTCGAGCTGATGCCTGAGACACTCTACCTGACGTTCCATATAATCGATCGGTACCTCTCCATGGAGACGGTCTTGAGGAGGGAGTTGCAGCTTGTCGGGGTCTCCGCCATGCTCATAGCGAGCAAGTACGAGGAGATATGGGCACCGGAG GTCAACGATTTCATTTGCATATCAGACAGGGCTTATACCAGAGAgcagattcttggaatggagaaaGGTATCCTGAACAAGCTCGAGTGGAACTTGACTGTGCCAACTGCATACGTCTTCCTCGTGAGATTTCTGAAGGCTGCATCATGCGACAAGGAG GTGGAGCACCTGACGTTCTTCTTCTCCGAGTTGGCTCTGACGCAGTACTCGATGTTGAGGTACTGCCCATCCATGGTGGCTGCGTCCGCGGTCTATGCGGCCCGGTGCACTGTCAAGAGGACTCCTCTGTGGACCGAAAGGCTTGTGCGCCACACAGGCTTCTCCGAGCAACAACTGCT ggACTGCACAGGAATTCTGGTTGACTCCCATTCGTTGGCTCCTGAGAGCAAGCTCAAGATTGTGTACAAGAAGTATGCGCGTGAGCAACTTGGAGCGGTGGCGCTGCATCCACCGGCAACAACATTATTGGAGGAGTTGAAGGCTTCTTCTTCATGGAAGTGA